The Coffea eugenioides isolate CCC68of unplaced genomic scaffold, Ceug_1.0 ScVebR1_3592;HRSCAF=4877, whole genome shotgun sequence genome has a window encoding:
- the LOC113758053 gene encoding syntaxin-22-like isoform X2 yields MSFQDLESGRAIGWRAARDLINGKQDPTQAVASGIFQINTAVSTFQRLVNTLGTPRDTPELREKLHKTRLHIGQLVKDTSAKLKLASETDHRVEVSASKKITDAKLAKDFQVVLKEFQKAQRLAAERETAYTPFVPQAVLPSSYTASEIDASSDKSPEQRALLVESRRQEVLFLDNEIAFNEAIVEEREQGIQEIQQQIGEVNEIFKDLAVLVHEQGTMIDDIGSNVENAHAATAQGKSQLAKAAKTQKSNTSLTCLLLVIFGIVLLIVIIVLAA; encoded by the exons ATGAGTTTTCAAGATCTTGAATCGGGTCGGGCAATTGGGTGGCGGGCGGCCCGAGACTTGATCAATGGGAAACAAGATCCCACCCAAGCAGTGGCTTCTGGGATTTTTCAGATCAATACAGCCGTCTCCACTTTCCAAAGGCTAGTTAATACCCTCGGAACCCCTAGAGATACCCCTGAACTCCGTGAGAAGCT GCACAAGACAAGACTACATATTGGACAGTTGGTTAAAGATACGTCAGCAAAACTGAAGCTTGCTAGTGAAACAGACCATCGAGTTGAAGTCAGT GCCAGCAAGAAAATTACAGATGCTAAGCTTGCTAAAGATTTCCAGGTAGTACTAAAAGAGTTTCAGAAAGCTCAACGGCTTGCAGCTGAGAGGGAGACAGCATATACACCTTTTGTTCCCCAAGCAGTTCTACCTTCTAG CTACACAGCCAGTGAGATAGATGCAAGTTCAGACAAGAGTCCAGAACAGCGAGCTCTCCTTGTAGAATCTAGAAG ACAGGAGGTTCTATTTTTAGATAATGAGATTGCCTTCAATGAGGCTATAGTAGAGGAAAGAGAACAGGGTATACAAGAAATACAGCAACAAATTGGTGAAGTGAATGAGATCTTTAAAGATCTTGCGGTGCTGGTTCACGAACAGGGAACTATGATTG ACGATATTGGTTCCAATGTTGAGAACGCTCATGCTGCAACTGCACAGGGCAAATCACAACTTGCCAAGGCGGCAAAAACCCAAAAATCGAACACATCTCTG ACATGCTTGCTGCTGGTGATTTTTGGTATTGTGCTCCTAATTGTGATCATAGTCCTTGCTGCATAG
- the LOC113758053 gene encoding syntaxin-22-like isoform X1 — MSFQDLESGRAIGWRAARDLINGKQDPTQAVASGIFQINTAVSTFQRLVNTLGTPRDTPELREKLHKTRLHIGQLVKDTSAKLKLASETDHRVEVSASKKITDAKLAKDFQVVLKEFQKAQRLAAERETAYTPFVPQAVLPSSSYTASEIDASSDKSPEQRALLVESRRQEVLFLDNEIAFNEAIVEEREQGIQEIQQQIGEVNEIFKDLAVLVHEQGTMIDDIGSNVENAHAATAQGKSQLAKAAKTQKSNTSLTCLLLVIFGIVLLIVIIVLAA; from the exons ATGAGTTTTCAAGATCTTGAATCGGGTCGGGCAATTGGGTGGCGGGCGGCCCGAGACTTGATCAATGGGAAACAAGATCCCACCCAAGCAGTGGCTTCTGGGATTTTTCAGATCAATACAGCCGTCTCCACTTTCCAAAGGCTAGTTAATACCCTCGGAACCCCTAGAGATACCCCTGAACTCCGTGAGAAGCT GCACAAGACAAGACTACATATTGGACAGTTGGTTAAAGATACGTCAGCAAAACTGAAGCTTGCTAGTGAAACAGACCATCGAGTTGAAGTCAGT GCCAGCAAGAAAATTACAGATGCTAAGCTTGCTAAAGATTTCCAGGTAGTACTAAAAGAGTTTCAGAAAGCTCAACGGCTTGCAGCTGAGAGGGAGACAGCATATACACCTTTTGTTCCCCAAGCAGTTCTACCTTCTAG CAGCTACACAGCCAGTGAGATAGATGCAAGTTCAGACAAGAGTCCAGAACAGCGAGCTCTCCTTGTAGAATCTAGAAG ACAGGAGGTTCTATTTTTAGATAATGAGATTGCCTTCAATGAGGCTATAGTAGAGGAAAGAGAACAGGGTATACAAGAAATACAGCAACAAATTGGTGAAGTGAATGAGATCTTTAAAGATCTTGCGGTGCTGGTTCACGAACAGGGAACTATGATTG ACGATATTGGTTCCAATGTTGAGAACGCTCATGCTGCAACTGCACAGGGCAAATCACAACTTGCCAAGGCGGCAAAAACCCAAAAATCGAACACATCTCTG ACATGCTTGCTGCTGGTGATTTTTGGTATTGTGCTCCTAATTGTGATCATAGTCCTTGCTGCATAG